A genomic region of Gemmatimonadota bacterium contains the following coding sequences:
- the mraY gene encoding phospho-N-acetylmuramoyl-pentapeptide-transferase: MLFHWLAPLADRHIFFNLFRYITFRAGMAAATAIVIAFVLGPPVIRWLTRLRVGQVVRQDGPQTHLGKAGTPTMGGLLIVGATLIGTMLWADLTTPFTLLALGVLLGTGLIGFLDDYLKVIRRRTEGLVGRYKILGQGGLGLLVGVYLMSRPISPFPANTTQVPFLADYVLVFWKVLYVPWIMFILAGASNAVNLTDGLDGLAAGLAAIAAATFAVLAYLIGRADASTYLGLLYMPGAGELAIFCTALAGASLGFLWFNAHPAEVFMGDTGSLALGGAFAIIAVLLKAEFLLALIGAVFVVEALSVLAQVSFFKWTARTTGKGRRLLRMAPIHHHFEKLGWDESKIIARFWILGVLSSLLALSSLKIR; this comes from the coding sequence ATGCTCTTCCACTGGCTCGCCCCGCTCGCGGATCGGCACATTTTCTTCAACTTGTTTCGCTACATCACCTTCCGCGCGGGCATGGCCGCGGCCACCGCGATCGTGATCGCGTTCGTGCTGGGCCCTCCGGTGATCCGCTGGCTGACCCGGCTGAGGGTGGGCCAGGTGGTCCGCCAGGACGGCCCCCAGACGCACCTCGGCAAGGCCGGCACGCCCACCATGGGCGGACTCCTGATCGTGGGGGCCACCTTGATCGGGACGATGCTGTGGGCCGACCTGACGACCCCGTTCACGCTGCTCGCCCTGGGCGTACTGCTGGGCACCGGCCTGATCGGATTCCTGGACGACTACCTCAAGGTCATTCGCCGCCGGACCGAAGGGCTGGTGGGTCGATACAAGATCCTCGGACAGGGGGGACTTGGTCTGCTCGTGGGCGTTTATCTCATGAGTCGACCCATCAGCCCGTTTCCGGCCAATACCACGCAGGTGCCCTTTCTGGCCGACTACGTTCTGGTCTTCTGGAAGGTGCTCTACGTGCCCTGGATAATGTTCATCCTGGCGGGCGCCTCGAACGCCGTGAACCTGACCGATGGCCTGGACGGCCTGGCCGCCGGGCTCGCCGCCATCGCCGCGGCCACGTTCGCCGTGCTCGCCTATCTGATCGGCCGCGCCGACGCCTCCACCTACCTGGGGCTCCTGTACATGCCGGGGGCTGGGGAGTTGGCGATCTTCTGCACCGCCCTGGCCGGAGCCTCGCTCGGCTTCCTGTGGTTCAACGCGCACCCGGCCGAGGTCTTCATGGGCGACACCGGATCGCTCGCGCTGGGAGGCGCGTTCGCGATCATCGCGGTGCTGCTGAAGGCGGAGTTTCTGCTGGCGCTCATTGGCGCGGTGTTCGTGGTGGAAGCGCTCAGCGTGCTGGCCCAGGTCTCGTTCTTCAAGTGGACCGCACGCACCACGGGGAAAGGCCGGCGCCTGCTGCGCATGGCGCCCATCCATCACCATTTCGAGAAGCTCGGCTGGGACGAGAGCAAGATCATCGCGCGCTTCTGGATCCTGGGCGTGCTGAGCAGCCTGCTCGCCTTGAGCAGCCTGAAGATCCGCTGA
- the ftsW gene encoding putative lipid II flippase FtsW, with the protein MSAAVLAAARGRARRRLEDLSTERPEAGLDGGWEAPALLALTVALLAFGLVMVYSSSAVLAQSRDLPDYHFVVRQALGGAAGLLALVVCAQVRPALLRVLAWPILACSALLLLVTVLPWTESLAPRVNGARRWISLGPITVQPVEFAKLAVIVWTAALAVRKREFLRGLSRGLLPFLLVWGGLALLIVLQPDYSSAALLVMLASLVVFAAGGRPAHFVALGLVGTPLALYQIQGAAYRMGRVAAFLDPAADTGGVAYQINQALIAIGSGGWLGRGVGRGQQKFGFLPEPHNDFLFAMIGEEWGLLGTLGVLAAFVAFALIGYRIARRSPGPFEALLAIGLTNLIVVQALLHMAVNLALVPTTGLTLPFLSYGRSSLIVCLAAAGLLISLARAADEEARGRERRTAAAARRAAAAARRTRRKAAA; encoded by the coding sequence ATGAGCGCCGCCGTGCTTGCGGCCGCCCGCGGTCGGGCTCGGCGGCGGCTGGAAGACCTCTCCACCGAACGCCCGGAGGCCGGGCTGGACGGCGGCTGGGAGGCCCCGGCGCTGCTGGCGCTGACCGTGGCGCTGCTCGCCTTCGGCCTGGTCATGGTCTACAGCTCCAGCGCGGTGCTGGCCCAATCCCGCGACTTGCCGGACTACCATTTCGTGGTGCGCCAGGCGCTCGGGGGCGCCGCGGGCCTGCTGGCGCTGGTGGTGTGCGCGCAGGTTCGGCCGGCGCTGCTACGCGTGCTGGCGTGGCCGATCCTGGCCTGCAGCGCGCTGCTGCTGCTGGTGACGGTGCTCCCCTGGACGGAGTCGCTGGCGCCGCGCGTGAACGGCGCCCGGCGCTGGATCTCGCTGGGACCGATCACGGTGCAGCCGGTCGAGTTCGCCAAGCTGGCCGTGATCGTGTGGACCGCCGCCCTGGCGGTGCGCAAGCGGGAGTTCCTGCGCGGCCTCAGCCGCGGCCTGTTGCCGTTCCTGCTTGTGTGGGGCGGGCTCGCGCTGCTCATCGTCCTCCAGCCCGACTACTCCTCGGCGGCGCTGCTGGTCATGCTGGCGTCGCTGGTGGTGTTCGCGGCGGGCGGACGTCCCGCCCACTTCGTGGCGCTGGGGCTGGTGGGAACGCCGCTGGCGCTGTACCAGATCCAGGGCGCCGCGTACCGCATGGGGCGGGTGGCGGCGTTCCTCGATCCGGCCGCGGACACCGGCGGCGTGGCCTATCAGATCAATCAGGCGCTGATCGCGATCGGCAGCGGCGGATGGCTCGGCCGGGGGGTGGGCCGGGGCCAGCAGAAGTTCGGCTTTCTTCCCGAACCCCACAACGACTTCCTGTTCGCCATGATCGGCGAGGAGTGGGGCCTGCTCGGCACGTTGGGCGTCCTCGCCGCGTTCGTCGCCTTCGCGCTGATCGGCTACCGCATCGCGCGGCGCTCCCCGGGGCCCTTCGAGGCCCTGCTGGCGATAGGGCTGACCAACCTCATCGTGGTGCAGGCGCTGTTGCACATGGCGGTAAACCTGGCGCTGGTGCCGACCACCGGCCTCACGCTGCCTTTCCTGTCCTACGGACGCTCCAGCCTGATCGTCTGCCTGGCGGCCGCCGGGCTGCTGATCTCGCTGGCGCGGGCCGCCGACGAAGAGGCGC
- the murD gene encoding UDP-N-acetylmuramoyl-L-alanine--D-glutamate ligase, producing MVAFRDRSAPARVGVLGLARSGRAAARLALSQGSDVFASDAGEGPDLLAAAEEVRALGGAAETGGHTPERLGACDLLVVSPGIPPEAEILRDTAVAAVPRVSELEFSYRALTARTVAVTGTNGKSTTTALTSHLLAAADIDAPAAGNIGAPLSDVALRRPQPEWVVVEASSFQLADIETFAPAIGAVTNLSPDHLDRYPDVGAYYADKAKLFRNAGPESRWVLNGEDPDVLEIAGSAPGDRHYVRVASPPASGQERGAYLQPDGQLVLRGERGEQFLVPQHELPLLGVHNVANALFAAVIADLIGAPLDAIRAGLRSARPLPHRLEVVCERDGVLWIDDSKATNVGAAVVAVRSLPRPAVLLLGGRHKQEPYDRLIPELADRVRVVLAYGEAAERIVDDLDGHVCLERPEGGFEDVLARADELARAGEAVLLAPACSSYDMFRDYAQRGERFARFARAGGRP from the coding sequence ATGGTTGCGTTCCGTGATCGCTCGGCGCCCGCCCGCGTGGGCGTGCTCGGCCTGGCCCGATCGGGCCGCGCGGCCGCCCGCCTGGCGCTCAGCCAGGGCAGCGACGTGTTCGCGTCCGACGCCGGGGAGGGGCCGGATCTGCTGGCGGCCGCGGAAGAAGTGCGCGCCCTGGGTGGCGCGGCCGAAACCGGCGGCCACACGCCGGAGCGACTGGGCGCGTGCGATCTGCTCGTGGTCAGCCCGGGCATACCGCCCGAGGCGGAAATCCTGCGGGACACGGCGGTGGCGGCCGTTCCGCGCGTGTCGGAGCTGGAGTTCTCCTACCGGGCGCTCACCGCACGCACCGTGGCGGTGACCGGTACGAACGGGAAGTCCACCACGACCGCGCTCACGTCGCACCTGCTCGCCGCGGCGGACATCGACGCCCCGGCCGCGGGCAATATCGGCGCGCCGCTCTCCGACGTGGCGCTGCGGCGGCCGCAACCGGAGTGGGTCGTGGTGGAGGCGAGCTCGTTCCAGCTCGCCGACATAGAGACGTTCGCGCCCGCCATTGGCGCCGTGACGAACCTGTCGCCGGACCACCTGGATCGGTACCCGGACGTCGGCGCGTACTACGCCGACAAGGCGAAGCTCTTTCGCAACGCCGGGCCCGAGAGCCGCTGGGTTTTGAATGGAGAGGATCCGGACGTGCTGGAGATAGCCGGGTCGGCTCCGGGCGATCGCCACTACGTCCGCGTCGCTTCGCCGCCGGCGTCGGGGCAGGAGCGGGGCGCGTATCTGCAACCGGATGGACAGCTCGTGCTGCGGGGAGAGAGGGGGGAGCAGTTTTTGGTCCCGCAGCACGAGCTGCCGCTTTTGGGCGTGCACAACGTAGCGAACGCCCTCTTCGCCGCCGTCATCGCCGACCTGATCGGCGCCCCTCTGGACGCGATCCGGGCGGGCCTGCGCAGCGCCCGGCCGCTGCCGCACCGGCTGGAGGTCGTCTGCGAGCGCGACGGCGTTCTGTGGATAGACGACTCGAAGGCGACCAACGTGGGCGCGGCAGTCGTGGCCGTCAGGAGCCTGCCCCGGCCGGCGGTGCTGCTGCTGGGCGGGCGCCACAAGCAGGAGCCCTACGATCGGCTGATTCCCGAGCTCGCCGACCGCGTGCGCGTTGTGCTGGCCTACGGCGAGGCCGCAGAGCGGATAGTGGACGACCTGGACGGCCACGTCTGCCTCGAGCGCCCGGAGGGTGGCTTCGAGGACGTCCTGGCGCGCGCCGACGAGCTCGCCCGGGCCGGCGAGGCGGTCCTCCTAGCTCCCGCCTGCTCCAGCTACGACATGTTTCGCGACTACGCCCAGCGCGGCGAGCGTTTCGCTCGCTTCGCCCGCGCCGGGGGGCGGCCATGA